CTTCCGGGGCAGTCCGGGGACCGGGTGGGAGGAAGAAGAGATCAGGCATGGCATCCGGCCCGCACCGCCGGAGCACCTCCAGGAGAAGGTGATCAAGGAAAGCCTAGCTATAGCTCGTTTTCACTAGAAAAAACACCACAGCATGCTCCGACTATCTGTTTTGCAAATTGTACTATTCATTTGGCGGCCTAGTGGGGTAACTTTAAGCGCCAATGATCAGTGGACGAAAGGTATAGGCTGCTTCTGATGACCTGACCAAGTTCGTTGTTGTTTTTGTCAAAAGTAGATGCTGCCAATTAAGATTTCTTGGGCATGCACGCATGCATGGGTCTATCAAATCATATGTACTGTAGTTGTTAATTAATCATGTCTGTTATGCATGGCAGGTCGAAGAGCCCTTTCATCAACATGGTCACTGCTAGGACGCTCAACGATGGCAAGACATGGAGGAAGTACGGCCAAAAATATATTCATGCCTCTACTAACCCGAGGTACACATATCACATATGTGTGTATGTAGTGTAGTACTCGTGCATGTTTGTGTCTGCGCGAGGTACTTACATATATTTCTTTTTCTGTTGTGCTACAAATTACCCCCTCCGTTCTCATAATATAAAagcttttttgacactacactgtGTGAGGGAGTAATttgaaagaaaagggaaaaaaaatAACTGAGGTAGTATGAAGTGAGGTGTCATGCATGCAGAACcgaaaaagaaacaacacaacgtcACTACGTCGACTTGTCAAAGTATAGCTGAAGAGTGATTGTTGAATCATTAGTTGAAGCTAGCCAAAGACACTTACCAACTGTCTGATTTGCTAGTTGAGCTTTTTAATTTTATCCTTTTGATTAGCTAGTTGTTCTTGTATATATTGTGGTATTAACTAGGCTCTAGCTGGCTAGTAGAGCTATATATAATTTGCATATGCACAATGGCACATCCAGGAGCTACTACAGGTGCTCTCATAAGCCAGACCAGGGCTGTCAGGCCACGAGGCAGGTCCAAGAATCCGACTCCAACCCATCGGAGTACATCATCAGCTACTACGGCCAGCACACCTGCAAGGACCCCTCCACGTTCCGATCACTCGTCATCCAAGGCGCCGCCGACGCTGCCCCGCCAGCAGACTGCTCAAACCTCATCAGCTTCACAACGATCAATGGCGCGGCTGCGAGCACGAGCACTTTTGCTCATCGTCTCGTGAAAGAAGCGGTTGATCTTCATCCGATGCTTTCCTACCGCTTCTCCAACTACAGCTCCTCGCCACCGGTTCAGGAGGGTGTCTCCAGCGGCTTGCTGTCGCCGGCTGGCCACGGGAAGTTCATGCAGTACGCCGGCGGGCAGCTCGTCGACGTTATTGGCCGAAGGACGTCGCCGTTGACCGTGGGATCAGCTCCGGCGGAGTACTGGCCGGTGGTGGGAGTCGCCGGCGTCGACACGAACGCTGGCGCAGGCATGGACAGCTTCCCTTCCTCGCCGAGCAGCCTCGGGTTCATGTCGGGATCGTTAGGGGGGTCATTTGGCAATAATATTGACGACGACGACCTCTTCGGCTTCGATTCCTGACCAAGGTCGTGTACCCATACATACGGAAAAAAATCTGGTACGACCGGGTCGCACGAGGCCAAACGGGAGACCACCTCGCGCGCATGACATCTGGCGTACGAATCTCAACGCAGCGTTCGCCTGGCTTCCAGCCCAGCCCACCCCACTTCCGTTTCCCACGCCCCACGCCCCGTCCTTTCAGCTTCTAATCTGTTTCATCTTCCAAAACGAAAAAACTCATCTCCGTCTCTTCCAACTTGCCGGCGACGGCGTGCCAAGATGGCGCAGCCCGACGAGGGCAACGAGGCACTGGATCGGGAGACCACCTCTCTGCCCACGGCTACTCTAATTAGGGTAAGTTCAATAATCAGTACACATGCCACACCTAGCACAATCCTCTCTTACTGAAGCCTCTTTTGATTGATTCAATTACCTTGCAGAAATTTCCGGCGACTGAGACTAATGGCCAGCCCTCGATGAGCAGCACCCCGGTGGCCTCTGCTCCAGAATCCTTTCTGCCCACAGCTACTCCAACCATGGTAAGTTCAGTAACCAGTACGCATGCAACAGCTAGCATGATCCTCTCTTCCTGAAGCATCTCTTGATTGATTCAATTACCTTGCAGCAATTGCCAAGAACTGAGACTAATGGCCAGCCGAGAATGAGCAACACACCAGTGAATAATCAAGACAAACAAGATGCAGATAATGCTCCAAGAGTTGGGAAGTGCTTTGATCGCAGCGTCAACTCTTAGATGCCAATCGCCACATGATTAAGCAAATGAGGACATCGGGAATTAAACAAGCCGAAATGAACATCTTTTGGACTGATGGACAAGCTATCATGGACTATTCTGTCTTTGGAGAAGCCCTTTCCTTTGACACCAAATTTTCAACAAATAAGTTTCAAATGCCATTTGCTCCGTTTATTGGTGTTAATCATCACAAGCAGACTATTCTTTTTGGTGCAGCACTACTATCTAATGAATCTGCAGATACCTTTGAGTGGGTTTTTAGAACCTTTCTACAAGCTATGTCTGGTAAGCAGCCTGAAACAATATTCACCGATCAATGTGCCGCCATTATAAATGCTATTGGAAGGGTTTTCCCAAGAACACGACATCGTCTTTGTTTATGGCATTTGTATCAAAATGCTGCAAAACATCTAAGTCAAGTAATCAGCGACAATGATAATTTTCTTAAAGAATTCAAAAGGTGTGTGTATGAAGATAGATCACTGGCACATTTTGAGAATAGATGGCATGAGCTATTGCTTAAGTATCAGATTGAGGATAATTCTTGGATAAGCAATCATTACAAGTTGTGTGGGAAGTGGGCTACTATCTATCGCCGCGATTCTTTTAGTGCATATATGACATCAACCCAAAGGAGTGAAGGAATGAACAATGTGTTCAAGAAAACTTTCCGCAAAAGGCTTTGTCTTTCTGAATTGATAGAAGCATATGATAAGTGCATTGCTCATCTTCGCCGGAAAGAAAAATATGAAGACTACAAGTCACGCCATACCATTCCAGTACCCTGCCTACCAAACCTACCTTTGTTGAAGACTGCGGCTGAATCATATACTGGGACACTCTATTCCGAGTTTCAAGAGGAATTCAAGAAGCAATTCAGTTTATCATGTATTTTCCTGAGCACCGATGGCACTTACAAGTtacaaggtgacatctttcgagtacAAGAATGATGAAGCCATAGTGGCTTTCAACCCAGCTACTTTGGAGATATCTTGTTCATGCAAATTGTATGGTTGTGTAGGTACGTAATACATGCTTCCTCGTTTGCCTAAAATTGTTCTAAATGTTATATGTATATTGTGCAACCCTTCTGAAATTGTTCTAAATGTTATATGTATATTGTGCAACCCTTCTGAAATTGCTCTAAATGTTGTAGGTATATTGTGCAAGCACGCTCATAAGGTTTTCACATGCTGCAATATCATCATCCTGCCAAGTCAGTACATATCGAACAGATGGACGAAGTATGCAAAACAAGAAATTTTTACATCAAAACTGAATTGCAATGATAGCTTAGAATCCATGTTTGCACATACTTCTCGAAAGATGATTTCACTTGCATTGAAGTGCAAAACATCAAAGGAGGTTCTTACACATCTCAACAATGGTATTGATAAGTTGGCTTTGGAAGCACTAGAATTACTTAGCAATTTGAGCTAATTGGCACATTCACACACGGCGCAACTCGCATGCATGGGGTAGTAGTAATATTTTATTACGAAGGTATTGTGTATGCATGTATATTGGGCATGTGGATAGCAGGTAATATGTTTGTATTGGATGTTTTGTAAACATATACTAGTACTAGGGAGTATGCATGTTTGCCAGTACGACCTTGAATTATGGGTTTATGTTAAATTTTGTTTAAATAATAGTATTAGAATGTTTTATCGCCTTGCACAATAAGAAAAGGTACTCAATTGTCTCTTGTCCAAAATAAAAGCTTTGCAATTTTTATTGTTAAACCAAGTGGCAAGCCTCGTCATCTATCTCAGATTCTCAGTCAACAACTTTAATGGTGAAATCAATATGATTTCTCCATTACTGGGAAAAGCACAACAAGATCATTTTCGAGGAATCTCAACAAGGAGGAGCACTTGAGACTACCCATATTGGAGAGTTACTTAGACTAGTGAAAC
This region of Triticum aestivum cultivar Chinese Spring chromosome 2D, IWGSC CS RefSeq v2.1, whole genome shotgun sequence genomic DNA includes:
- the LOC123048701 gene encoding WRKY transcription factor 6 — its product is MVSCGGAGDDGGHSRPAGVYDDLVEVREHAATLQTMLQGSPRVSAVDARELVKGMMAKLSSAMSVLGTTGGGVEASSGAVRGPGGRKKRSGMASGPHRRSTSRRRSKSPFINMVTARTLNDGKTWRKYGQKYIHASTNPRSYYRCSHKPDQGCQATRQVQESDSNPSEYIISYYGQHTCKDPSTFRSLVIQGAADAAPPADCSNLISFTTINGAAASTSTFAHRLVKEAVDLHPMLSYRFSNYSSSPPVQEGVSSGLLSPAGHGKFMQYAGGQLVDVIGRRTSPLTVGSAPAEYWPVVGVAGVDTNAGAGMDSFPSSPSSLGFMSGSLGGSFGNNIDDDDLFGFDS